Proteins encoded within one genomic window of Kibdelosporangium phytohabitans:
- a CDS encoding class I SAM-dependent methyltransferase, with translation MPTYTHGHHEAVLRSHRTRTVANSAAYLLPHLTTGMSLLDVGCGPGTITADLAGLVGRVTAIEPSSEALALARDFVKQPNVRFDVADVHALPYADNTFDVVHAHQVLQHVHDPVAALKEMRRVSKGTVAARDSDYAGFVWYPEVPALDEWLTLYRKVARHNGGEPDAGRRLLSWARAAGFEEVVGSGSVWCYATAEEREWWGGMWADRIVQTQIAEHAISYGYATRADLERISDGWREWVAAPDGWFAILHGEILCRG, from the coding sequence GTGCCGACCTACACCCATGGACACCATGAAGCCGTCCTCCGGTCACACCGGACCAGGACGGTCGCGAACTCGGCTGCGTACCTGCTGCCGCACCTGACCACTGGCATGTCCCTTTTGGACGTCGGCTGCGGCCCCGGGACGATCACCGCGGACCTGGCCGGGCTGGTCGGGCGAGTGACAGCGATCGAGCCGTCGTCGGAGGCTCTCGCGCTCGCCCGCGACTTCGTGAAGCAGCCCAACGTCCGCTTCGACGTCGCGGATGTGCACGCCTTGCCGTACGCGGACAACACGTTCGACGTCGTGCACGCACACCAGGTGCTGCAACACGTGCACGATCCGGTCGCCGCGCTCAAGGAGATGCGCCGTGTCAGCAAAGGCACTGTGGCCGCGCGAGATTCCGACTACGCCGGGTTCGTGTGGTACCCGGAGGTGCCCGCGCTCGACGAATGGCTGACGCTCTACCGGAAAGTCGCGCGGCACAACGGCGGCGAACCCGACGCGGGCCGCAGACTGTTGTCCTGGGCACGGGCTGCCGGTTTCGAGGAGGTCGTCGGCAGCGGATCTGTCTGGTGTTACGCCACGGCAGAGGAACGCGAATGGTGGGGCGGGATGTGGGCCGACCGTATCGTGCAGACCCAGATCGCCGAGCACGCGATCTCGTACGGCTACGCCACCCGCGCCGACCTGGAGCGGATCTCCGACGGCTGGCGTGAATGGGTCGCCGCGCCCGACGGCTGGTTCGCCATCCTGCATGGCGAGATCCTCTGCCGAGGCTGA
- a CDS encoding chitinase — translation MSRSSLRRLSALFTAFALVVTAFVAGAAPAGAANLLTNPGFEAGSTSGWSCQSGTTVASPVRTGNYALASSDFGKCAQTVSVVPNTTYAISAWVRGNPVYLGVTGGPSTWTGATNYAELKLSFTTGAGQTSAELYLHGWYGAGTFNVDDVALDGPGGGTPGAPGTPGNPAVGTVTNSSVALSWGTAAGTVTGYRVYEGSTVRSTVTGTSTTISGLTACTTYSYSVAAYNSAGESPKTTQVSATTGGCPSVGLPKHALIGYLHASFANGSGYLRMADVPDAWDIINLAFGEPTSVTSGDIRFRQCPVAECPGVESEADFIAAIKAKQAKGKKVLISIGGQNGQVQLTSAGARDAFVSSVSAIIDKYGLDGLDIDFEGHSLYLSSGDTDFRNPTTPVIVNLISALRTLKNKYGSRFVLTMAPETFFVQVGYQFYGGSGGSDNRTGSYLPVIHAMRDALTVLHVQDYNSGPVMGLDNQYHTMGGADFHIAMTDMVKAGFKVANTGQTFPGLREDQIAFGVPAAVSAGNGHTAPAQVQAAVNCLARNQGCGGYTLRGGASPAFRGLMTWSINWDRYYNWEFQNSHRPFLNSLP, via the coding sequence ATGTCGCGATCCAGCCTGCGGAGATTATCCGCGCTGTTCACCGCGTTCGCCCTGGTGGTCACGGCCTTCGTGGCCGGTGCCGCACCGGCGGGCGCGGCCAACCTGCTCACCAACCCCGGATTCGAGGCCGGATCCACGTCCGGCTGGTCGTGCCAGAGCGGCACCACCGTCGCCAGCCCGGTCCGCACCGGGAACTACGCGCTCGCGTCGAGCGACTTCGGCAAGTGCGCGCAGACCGTCTCGGTCGTCCCCAACACCACGTACGCGATCTCCGCGTGGGTCCGCGGGAACCCCGTCTACCTGGGCGTCACCGGTGGACCGTCCACCTGGACGGGCGCTACGAACTACGCCGAGTTGAAGCTGAGTTTCACAACAGGCGCCGGCCAGACATCAGCCGAGCTGTACCTGCACGGCTGGTACGGCGCCGGAACGTTCAACGTCGACGACGTCGCCCTGGACGGTCCCGGTGGCGGGACACCGGGAGCCCCTGGCACACCGGGGAACCCGGCCGTCGGCACGGTCACGAACTCGTCCGTCGCACTGTCTTGGGGCACCGCCGCTGGGACCGTCACGGGCTACCGCGTCTACGAAGGCAGCACGGTCCGCTCGACCGTCACCGGGACCTCGACCACGATCTCCGGGCTGACGGCGTGCACGACGTACAGCTACTCGGTTGCCGCGTACAACAGCGCGGGTGAGTCACCCAAGACCACGCAGGTGTCCGCGACCACGGGCGGCTGCCCGTCGGTCGGCCTGCCCAAGCACGCGCTGATCGGCTACCTGCACGCGAGTTTCGCCAACGGCTCCGGCTACCTGCGGATGGCCGACGTGCCGGACGCGTGGGACATCATCAACCTCGCGTTCGGCGAGCCGACCTCGGTCACGTCCGGTGACATCCGGTTCCGCCAGTGCCCGGTCGCCGAGTGCCCCGGCGTGGAATCCGAGGCCGACTTCATCGCCGCCATCAAGGCCAAGCAGGCCAAGGGCAAGAAGGTGCTGATCTCGATCGGCGGCCAGAACGGCCAGGTGCAGCTGACGTCGGCGGGCGCGCGGGACGCGTTCGTCAGCTCGGTCAGCGCGATCATCGACAAGTACGGCCTCGACGGGCTCGACATCGACTTCGAGGGCCACTCGCTGTACCTGAGCTCGGGCGACACGGACTTCCGAAACCCGACGACGCCGGTGATCGTCAACCTGATCTCCGCGTTGCGGACGTTGAAGAACAAGTACGGCTCGCGGTTCGTGCTCACGATGGCCCCGGAGACGTTCTTCGTCCAGGTCGGCTACCAGTTCTACGGCGGGTCGGGCGGCTCGGACAACCGCACCGGGTCGTACCTGCCGGTGATCCACGCGATGCGGGACGCGTTGACCGTGCTGCACGTCCAGGACTACAACTCCGGTCCGGTGATGGGCCTGGACAACCAGTACCACACCATGGGCGGCGCGGACTTCCACATCGCGATGACCGACATGGTCAAGGCGGGCTTCAAGGTCGCCAACACCGGTCAGACGTTCCCCGGCCTGCGTGAGGACCAGATCGCGTTCGGCGTGCCCGCCGCGGTCAGCGCGGGCAACGGCCACACCGCACCGGCTCAGGTGCAGGCCGCGGTGAACTGCCTGGCGCGCAACCAGGGCTGCGGCGGGTACACGTTGCGCGGCGGCGCCTCCCCGGCGTTCCGCGGGCTGATGACGTGGTCGATCAACTGGGATCGGTACTACAACTGGGAGTTCCAGAACAGCCACCGGCCGTTCCTGAACTCCTTGCCCTAG
- a CDS encoding pentapeptide repeat-containing protein — MSRSANLAEHDFEDDVAYRALDYTGLDLSGRVVRSLEVEECRFADCDMANVLASQTTVADCTLHNSRMTGSKWPEGVFRDVVFSSCRIDLSSFRFATFRRTVFRDCNLRETDFQDADLRRVRFESCDLRGAQFANAQLGEAKFTDCHLLGIGGVTSLRGAIVDSDDLGGLAYSLAAALGIKITDRRG, encoded by the coding sequence ATGAGTCGAAGCGCGAACCTGGCCGAGCACGATTTCGAGGACGATGTCGCGTACCGCGCGCTCGACTACACCGGGCTCGACCTGTCCGGCCGGGTCGTGCGGTCGCTCGAGGTCGAAGAGTGCCGGTTCGCCGACTGCGACATGGCCAACGTGCTTGCCAGTCAGACGACGGTGGCCGATTGCACGTTGCACAACAGCAGGATGACCGGTTCGAAGTGGCCGGAGGGCGTGTTCCGGGACGTCGTGTTCTCCTCGTGCCGGATCGACTTGTCCAGCTTCCGGTTCGCCACGTTCCGGCGGACGGTGTTCCGCGACTGCAACCTCAGGGAGACCGACTTCCAGGACGCCGACCTGCGGCGCGTCCGGTTCGAGTCGTGCGACCTGCGCGGCGCCCAGTTCGCGAACGCCCAGCTCGGCGAGGCCAAGTTCACCGACTGCCACCTGCTCGGCATCGGCGGCGTGACCAGCCTCCGAGGCGCCATTGTGGACAGCGACGACCTCGGTGGCCTTGCCTACAGCCTGGCGGCGGCACTGGGGATCAAGATCACCGACCGTCGAGGGTGA
- a CDS encoding glycosyl hydrolase family 79 C-terminal domain-containing protein: protein MRKFRVAACAAVAVTVLATSQPALAAQDTATITIDSANPAGRLPKDFVGLSFEIRELGIGNLDIREGNVLAMFRTLGRDSNIRLAGNTLDRDTLWVPRGRQPPDPLPEWVANTLTPADIERLNRLLDATGWKAEAGINVGRWDPVLGPDQAEEMFRILGRNLVAAECGNEPDQWAQRGYKPTTYAYADYRKDWAVCAAAVGNNRIAGPDTAGTTSSWAANLAKDERDKLSMLTVHQYPAGATTTIPTLLSPELHTKQLMELQPTLNAAKAQNLPLRVDEANSTYSGGIDGVSNKYASALWGMDYALQLAQGGVSGINIHGGLGVCNEPIWNGKFQRYTPFCAVTKADELAQVYKAMPIYYGLWMTRQMGSGRFLPVNLTTDRNITAYAVKGDDGRTRIAVLQKDDTSTAPVKLDIKVGNRFRDARVLTMTGTALADEATAVQGSTVDREGQLKARPDNVRVRNGSLALNLKAGSAVVITLDGR, encoded by the coding sequence ATGCGCAAGTTCAGGGTGGCTGCCTGTGCGGCCGTCGCCGTCACGGTGCTCGCGACGAGCCAACCAGCCCTCGCGGCCCAGGACACGGCGACCATCACGATCGACAGCGCGAACCCCGCGGGGCGGCTGCCGAAGGACTTCGTCGGCCTGTCGTTCGAGATCCGCGAGCTGGGCATCGGCAACCTGGACATCCGCGAGGGCAACGTGCTCGCGATGTTCAGGACCCTCGGCCGCGACAGCAACATCCGGCTGGCGGGCAACACACTCGACCGGGACACGCTGTGGGTCCCGCGTGGCCGGCAACCGCCGGACCCCCTGCCCGAGTGGGTCGCCAACACGTTGACGCCCGCGGACATCGAACGCCTCAACCGCCTGCTCGACGCCACCGGCTGGAAGGCCGAGGCCGGCATCAACGTCGGCAGGTGGGACCCGGTACTCGGCCCGGACCAGGCCGAGGAGATGTTCCGGATCCTCGGCCGCAACCTGGTCGCGGCCGAATGCGGCAACGAACCGGACCAGTGGGCGCAGCGCGGCTACAAGCCGACGACCTACGCGTACGCCGACTACCGCAAGGACTGGGCGGTCTGTGCGGCAGCCGTCGGAAACAACCGCATCGCGGGCCCGGACACCGCGGGCACCACGTCATCCTGGGCGGCGAACCTCGCCAAGGACGAGCGCGACAAGTTGTCGATGCTGACCGTGCACCAGTACCCGGCAGGCGCCACGACGACCATTCCGACGCTGCTCTCACCGGAGCTGCACACCAAGCAGCTCATGGAACTTCAGCCGACCCTCAACGCGGCCAAGGCGCAGAACCTGCCGTTGCGGGTCGACGAGGCCAACTCCACCTACAGCGGCGGCATCGACGGCGTCAGCAACAAGTACGCGTCCGCCCTGTGGGGCATGGACTACGCGTTGCAGCTGGCGCAGGGCGGCGTGTCCGGCATCAACATCCACGGCGGCCTCGGCGTGTGCAACGAGCCGATCTGGAACGGCAAGTTCCAGCGCTACACCCCGTTCTGCGCGGTGACCAAAGCCGACGAACTCGCCCAGGTCTACAAGGCCATGCCCATCTACTACGGCCTGTGGATGACCCGTCAGATGGGCTCGGGCAGGTTCCTGCCGGTCAACCTGACCACCGACCGCAACATCACCGCATACGCCGTGAAGGGCGACGACGGCCGTACGCGCATCGCTGTGCTGCAGAAGGACGACACCAGCACAGCGCCGGTGAAACTGGACATCAAGGTGGGCAACAGGTTCCGTGACGCGCGGGTACTGACCATGACCGGCACCGCTCTCGCCGACGAGGCAACGGCGGTCCAGGGCTCCACCGTGGATCGCGAGGGACAGCTCAAGGCACGGCCGGACAACGTCCGCGTCCGCAACGGATCGCTCGCGCTGAACCTCAAGGCGGGCAGCGCGGTCGTGATCACCCTCGACGGTCGGTGA
- a CDS encoding phytanoyl-CoA dioxygenase family protein: MSDHSRVETLDDLRLDLARRHRATTSAAAVAADADLAALGRDGYVILENLLSPDECAQIRAEVTPLLDKTGRNDFEGERTQRVYSVLNKTRVCDRLVDHPRVLALLDRLLLPNYLLSQLQVININPGESAQLLHPDDGIYPVPRPRLPLGAATIWAIDAFTEENGATVVLPGSHRWDNDRRPADSDTRQSAVMPAGSCVFFVGTLWHGGGANRSGQARLAVTAQYCEPWLRPQEAFTLSTGRDTVRAVSEDIRRMLGYSIHPPFVGMVDGMHPKRLLDA, from the coding sequence ATGTCCGACCACAGCCGCGTCGAAACCCTCGACGACCTGCGGCTCGACCTCGCACGCAGGCACAGGGCGACGACGAGCGCCGCCGCTGTCGCCGCCGACGCCGATCTTGCCGCGCTCGGCCGTGACGGGTACGTCATCCTGGAAAACCTGCTGAGCCCGGACGAATGCGCCCAGATCCGTGCGGAAGTGACACCGCTGCTGGACAAGACCGGGCGCAACGACTTCGAAGGCGAACGCACGCAACGCGTTTACAGCGTGCTGAACAAGACCCGTGTGTGCGACCGGCTCGTGGACCACCCCCGGGTGCTGGCACTGCTGGACCGGCTGTTGCTGCCCAACTACCTGCTTTCGCAGTTGCAGGTCATCAACATCAACCCGGGCGAGTCCGCGCAACTGCTCCACCCCGACGACGGCATCTACCCGGTGCCCCGGCCGCGGCTGCCCCTCGGCGCGGCCACGATCTGGGCCATCGACGCCTTCACCGAGGAAAACGGCGCCACGGTGGTCCTGCCAGGCAGCCACCGCTGGGACAACGACCGCAGGCCGGCCGACAGCGATACCCGTCAGTCAGCCGTGATGCCAGCGGGCTCATGTGTGTTCTTCGTCGGCACCTTGTGGCACGGCGGCGGTGCGAACCGTTCCGGCCAAGCCCGTCTCGCCGTCACCGCGCAGTACTGCGAACCGTGGCTGCGCCCGCAGGAAGCCTTCACCTTGTCCACCGGCCGCGACACAGTGCGCGCGGTGTCGGAGGACATCCGGCGGATGCTCGGGTACAGCATCCACCCGCCGTTCGTCGGCATGGTGGACGGCATGCACCCCAAACGCCTCCTGGACGCGTAG
- a CDS encoding TetR/AcrR family transcriptional regulator has protein sequence MTTPKMPRGAAARDKLLRAAAEELAETGELEVAAVSRRAGVSAGLPYRYFGTRSGLLIAVLDAFYQRMSDAAAMREYDAPTWADRERQRVRDWVTAAYADPLAPLVLGGLVGDAEVAAANTRHLHQMIEVGARNIAKAQRAGDLPADRDPEFLAAATLGGTNTLLSVALTRTERPPVDRLIAEAWTYLAGAVGLTT, from the coding sequence GTGACCACACCGAAGATGCCCCGGGGCGCGGCGGCACGGGACAAGCTGCTGCGCGCCGCCGCCGAAGAACTGGCGGAGACCGGGGAGTTGGAGGTGGCCGCGGTGTCGAGGCGGGCGGGGGTGAGCGCCGGTCTGCCGTACCGGTACTTCGGCACGCGCAGCGGATTGCTGATCGCGGTGCTCGACGCGTTCTACCAGCGCATGAGCGACGCCGCCGCGATGCGCGAGTATGACGCCCCGACCTGGGCGGACCGCGAACGCCAACGGGTCCGCGACTGGGTGACCGCGGCGTACGCGGACCCACTGGCGCCGCTGGTGCTGGGCGGCCTCGTCGGTGACGCGGAAGTCGCGGCGGCCAACACCCGCCACCTGCACCAGATGATCGAAGTCGGCGCCCGCAACATCGCCAAAGCCCAGCGCGCGGGTGATCTGCCCGCTGACCGTGACCCCGAATTCCTCGCCGCCGCGACGCTCGGCGGCACCAACACCCTGCTCTCGGTCGCGCTCACCCGGACCGAACGCCCACCGGTCGACCGGCTTATCGCCGAGGCCTGGACGTACCTCGCCGGAGCCGTCGGCCTGACGACCTGA
- a CDS encoding winged helix-turn-helix transcriptional regulator, with protein MASRRPGSYVCGIDAAVDVIGGKWKVLILWELAKRPHRFGELRRLLPGVTEKVLASHLRQLEDDDVVHREVFDEVPPRVEYSLRACLLRRSSITTRRATVHTHARNRCGRGSSLPALRQALIRVSCTTSSAQCRS; from the coding sequence ATGGCGAGTCGGCGGCCGGGTTCGTACGTCTGCGGGATCGACGCGGCGGTTGACGTGATCGGCGGCAAGTGGAAGGTGCTGATCCTGTGGGAGCTGGCCAAACGGCCGCACCGCTTCGGCGAGCTGCGCAGGCTCCTGCCCGGCGTGACCGAGAAGGTGCTCGCGTCCCACCTGCGGCAACTCGAAGACGACGACGTCGTGCACCGCGAGGTGTTCGACGAGGTCCCGCCGCGCGTCGAGTACTCGTTGCGGGCCTGCCTGCTGCGCCGGTCGTCGATCACGACCCGCCGCGCGACCGTGCACACCCACGCTCGCAACAGGTGCGGCCGCGGGTCGAGCCTGCCGGCGTTGCGCCAAGCCCTGATCAGGGTTTCCTGCACGACGTCTTCCGCCCAGTGCCGGTCGTAA
- a CDS encoding ATP-binding protein: MSAFGKRLREARQAAGWSLRELSARVHYNTGYLSKIENGLRPASIELAKRCDAELGTTLAQLIPPAIPRSGQRPAPRQLPAHHPRIVDRAEDIAALDAMLDSDRMTIAVISGTAGVGKTTLALHWAHRIQHRFPDGQLYVAMHGFGPQPPLDASRVLRGFLQDLGVAPQAVPAVEDERAAMFRSLLADKQVLVVLDNVVDSDHVQSLLPGSPGCGVIITSRDRLDRLVALAGAQRRTLELFDVSTSRELLAVRLGAQTVVSESDAATELAQLSAGLPLALSIVASRVNTSFATPLRSLVDELTDARLDGLDLGETLDLRTVFSWSCDRLSPTAARMFRLLGVFPGPGIGVHCAAALAGSDVGQARRDLTELVRAHLLSEQRPGRYGFHDLLRAYAAEQAALEPTRDAFGRVLDHYLHTAMSGDKQLYSNLSGLSAGPPADGANPRELTDYPNTIRWFDEEHHSLMACVQQAADQGWDNHAWQLPRALAGFLRLRGHWQDWANTQRIALRTAQRIGHRGAEADAHRLLAQAYHNLCEYSETVHHAEQAIDLYGRLGDRSGEALSHRHLAWTYHEKTDYERAMAHHRQALALFRWNEHRLGEASSLNGLGWTTAHLGDHQAALGLCEQALRIADQLRDKHMQAAVRDSLGFIHHRTGSLGQAAEHYRLAIAGFRELGSSYYEALSLNNLGDVRQAEQDWTGAVESWTAAKAILDYLRHPRAAEVGAKLG, from the coding sequence GTGTCCGCGTTCGGCAAGCGGCTACGGGAGGCCAGGCAGGCCGCCGGGTGGTCGCTGCGTGAACTGTCGGCTCGCGTGCACTACAACACCGGCTATCTCAGCAAAATAGAGAACGGTCTGCGCCCTGCGTCCATCGAACTGGCCAAAAGGTGCGACGCCGAACTGGGCACGACCCTCGCCCAGCTCATCCCGCCCGCGATTCCCCGTTCGGGACAACGCCCCGCGCCACGGCAGCTTCCGGCGCACCACCCGCGGATCGTCGACCGCGCCGAGGACATCGCCGCACTGGACGCGATGCTCGACAGCGACCGCATGACGATCGCCGTGATCTCCGGGACCGCGGGAGTGGGCAAGACAACGCTGGCGCTGCACTGGGCTCACCGGATCCAGCACCGCTTCCCGGACGGCCAGCTGTACGTCGCCATGCACGGCTTCGGGCCGCAGCCCCCGCTGGACGCCAGCCGGGTGCTGCGCGGATTCCTGCAAGACCTCGGCGTCGCACCACAAGCCGTCCCGGCCGTGGAGGACGAGCGGGCCGCGATGTTCCGCAGTCTCCTTGCGGACAAACAAGTTCTTGTAGTGCTCGACAACGTGGTGGACAGCGACCATGTGCAGTCGTTGCTCCCGGGCAGCCCGGGCTGCGGCGTGATCATCACCAGCCGGGACCGCCTTGACCGGTTGGTTGCCCTTGCGGGCGCACAACGACGCACGCTCGAGCTGTTCGACGTGAGCACCAGCCGTGAGCTCCTCGCCGTGCGACTGGGCGCGCAAACCGTTGTCTCGGAATCGGATGCGGCGACCGAGCTCGCCCAGCTGTCGGCGGGGCTGCCGCTCGCGCTGAGCATCGTCGCCTCACGCGTCAACACGAGTTTCGCGACCCCGCTGCGGTCACTGGTCGACGAGCTGACCGACGCCCGGCTCGACGGGCTCGACCTCGGCGAAACCCTCGATCTCAGAACGGTGTTCTCGTGGTCGTGCGACCGGCTGTCCCCGACCGCGGCCCGGATGTTCCGGCTGCTCGGCGTCTTCCCCGGCCCCGGCATCGGTGTGCACTGCGCCGCCGCGCTGGCCGGGAGCGACGTCGGCCAGGCCAGACGGGACCTCACCGAACTGGTCCGCGCGCACCTGCTCAGCGAGCAACGGCCCGGCCGGTACGGGTTCCACGACCTGCTGCGGGCCTACGCGGCCGAACAAGCGGCGCTGGAGCCCACACGAGACGCGTTCGGCCGGGTGCTCGACCACTACCTGCACACCGCGATGTCCGGCGACAAACAGCTCTACAGCAACCTGTCGGGCCTCTCCGCCGGTCCGCCTGCCGACGGCGCGAACCCCCGCGAACTGACCGACTACCCGAACACCATCCGCTGGTTCGACGAAGAGCACCACTCGCTGATGGCGTGCGTGCAGCAGGCCGCCGACCAAGGCTGGGACAACCACGCGTGGCAGCTGCCCCGCGCGCTGGCCGGATTCCTCAGGCTGCGCGGGCACTGGCAGGACTGGGCCAACACGCAGCGGATCGCTTTGCGGACCGCACAACGGATCGGCCACCGGGGCGCGGAGGCGGACGCACATCGCCTGCTCGCACAGGCGTATCACAACCTCTGCGAGTACTCCGAGACCGTGCACCACGCCGAGCAAGCGATCGACCTGTACGGCCGGCTCGGTGACCGCAGCGGTGAAGCGTTGTCACACCGGCACTTGGCGTGGACGTACCACGAGAAGACCGACTACGAGAGGGCGATGGCCCACCACCGCCAGGCACTCGCCCTGTTCAGGTGGAACGAACACCGGCTCGGTGAAGCGAGCAGCCTCAACGGTCTGGGGTGGACGACCGCGCACCTCGGCGACCACCAAGCCGCGCTCGGTCTGTGCGAACAAGCGCTGCGGATCGCCGATCAGTTGCGGGACAAGCACATGCAGGCCGCCGTGCGGGACAGCCTCGGCTTCATCCACCACCGGACGGGGTCACTCGGCCAGGCGGCCGAGCACTACCGGCTCGCCATCGCCGGATTCCGGGAGCTGGGAAGTTCCTACTACGAGGCGCTTTCCCTCAACAACCTGGGCGACGTCCGGCAAGCCGAGCAGGACTGGACCGGTGCGGTCGAGTCGTGGACGGCCGCGAAGGCCATTTTGGACTACCTGCGCCACCCGAGAGCCGCCGAAGTCGGCGCCAAACTGGGGTAG
- a CDS encoding cold-shock protein: MAQGTVKWFNGEKGFGFIEQDGGGADVFVHYSEIQGSGFRSLDEGQRVEFEIGQGQKGPQAQSVRAI; this comes from the coding sequence ATGGCGCAAGGCACCGTTAAGTGGTTTAACGGCGAGAAGGGCTTCGGGTTCATCGAGCAGGACGGCGGGGGCGCCGACGTGTTCGTGCACTACTCGGAGATCCAGGGCAGCGGCTTCCGGTCATTGGACGAGGGCCAGCGTGTCGAGTTCGAGATCGGCCAGGGCCAGAAGGGCCCGCAGGCCCAGAGCGTGCGCGCGATCTGA
- the rarD gene encoding EamA family transporter RarD — MEIRKGLGYAIAAYTLWGLFPLYFATLKPAGPLEVLVHRCVWVAVFGVLLLAALRRLRGLRDAFQPKLVLAAVLIAVNWLVYVYGVHTNQVVETSLGYFLNPLLTVIFGVTLLRERLRGPQWAAVGMGAAAGAVLTVEYGRLPWIAITLALAFGIYGALKKSIAVPAAEGVTVETLLLAPVALVYTLWFAGPDGNTFLSGSVWHTVLLVLAGPVTGIPLLMYAGAARRLPLTVLGLLQYITPVLQFTLGVTVFHEPMPTARLIGFGLVWLALAVLTFDGLRQRRTAAAVVGAVK, encoded by the coding sequence GTGGAGATCCGTAAAGGCCTGGGGTACGCGATCGCCGCGTACACGTTATGGGGACTGTTCCCGCTGTACTTCGCGACACTCAAACCCGCTGGTCCGCTGGAGGTTCTGGTACACCGCTGCGTGTGGGTGGCGGTGTTCGGCGTGCTGCTGCTCGCCGCGTTGCGCAGGCTGCGGGGGCTGCGCGACGCGTTCCAGCCCAAGCTGGTGCTCGCCGCCGTCCTCATCGCGGTCAACTGGCTGGTCTACGTGTACGGAGTGCACACGAACCAGGTGGTCGAGACGTCGCTCGGCTACTTCCTGAACCCGTTGCTCACCGTGATATTCGGCGTCACACTGCTGCGTGAACGCCTGCGCGGGCCGCAGTGGGCCGCGGTGGGCATGGGCGCGGCCGCGGGCGCGGTTCTCACCGTCGAGTACGGACGGTTGCCGTGGATCGCGATCACCCTCGCGCTCGCCTTCGGGATCTACGGCGCTCTGAAGAAGTCCATCGCGGTGCCCGCCGCCGAGGGCGTCACGGTGGAGACCCTCTTGCTCGCACCGGTCGCCCTGGTGTACACGCTGTGGTTCGCCGGACCGGACGGCAACACGTTCCTGTCGGGATCGGTGTGGCACACGGTCCTGCTCGTCCTGGCGGGCCCGGTGACCGGGATACCCCTGTTGATGTACGCCGGAGCGGCCCGGCGGCTGCCGCTGACCGTGCTCGGGCTGCTGCAGTACATCACCCCCGTGCTCCAGTTCACACTCGGTGTCACGGTCTTCCACGAACCCATGCCGACGGCGCGCCTGATCGGCTTCGGACTCGTCTGGCTGGCGCTCGCCGTGCTGACGTTCGACGGCCTCAGACAGCGCCGAACGGCCGCCGCGGTGGTTGGCGCCGTTAAGTAG